One region of Arcobacter sp. CECT 8983 genomic DNA includes:
- a CDS encoding TIGR03915 family putative DNA repair protein, producing the protein MILVYDKTFEGFLTLVYEVYYEKLQPKEIVSKVPDTLLLDEIVEIKEDKEKSFKVLEAIKKKFPKKCFELILNIFMCDTKEFELELLKYIILGFKDSNELFNINQKEVFYLQNLEKELFRHVHKMYGFTRFEELEDGTLYAKIETKFNVVYFLGKHFLKRLNNQNYIIHDINRKLAFIKNNEYLGVQNIAYFEEPKLSQNEEKFRKLWTTFFEAVAIQTRENRKCQQNFVPLLYRTYMTEFL; encoded by the coding sequence ATGATTTTAGTATATGACAAAACCTTTGAAGGATTTTTAACTTTAGTTTATGAGGTATATTATGAAAAACTACAACCAAAAGAAATTGTAAGTAAAGTTCCAGACACCCTACTTTTAGATGAGATAGTAGAAATAAAAGAAGACAAAGAAAAAAGCTTTAAAGTCTTAGAAGCTATTAAAAAGAAGTTTCCAAAAAAATGTTTTGAACTAATACTTAATATTTTTATGTGTGATACAAAAGAGTTTGAATTAGAGCTTCTAAAATATATTATTTTGGGCTTTAAAGATAGTAATGAACTTTTTAATATAAACCAAAAGGAAGTTTTCTATTTACAAAACTTAGAAAAAGAACTATTTAGGCATGTTCATAAAATGTATGGTTTTACTAGATTTGAAGAGCTTGAGGATGGAACTTTATATGCAAAAATAGAAACAAAGTTTAATGTAGTTTATTTTTTAGGCAAACATTTTTTAAAAAGATTAAACAATCAAAACTATATTATCCATGATATAAATAGAAAACTTGCTTTCATAAAAAATAATGAATATTTAGGTGTTCAAAATATTGCTTATTTTGAAGAACCAAAACTATCACAAAATGAAGAAAAGTTTAGAAAACTTTGGACTACTTTTTTTGAAGCAGTTGCAATACAAACAAGAGAAAATAGAAAATGTCAACAAAACTTTGTTCCCCTTTTGTATAGAACATATATGACAGAGTTTCTATAA
- a CDS encoding universal stress protein has protein sequence MFTKILVPLDGSDKSFEALDMACNVAKKYDAEVFLLSVFRKYSFMEGSFVSFNSSVDKDNFEDALRDASKEIVSEGKEILKNNDVTKVRAFVRMGAAAKEILKFAKENNIDLIIIGSKGQGELSGYLLGGVSHKVTGLAKCPVMVV, from the coding sequence ATGTTTACAAAAATACTAGTTCCATTGGATGGTTCTGATAAATCTTTTGAAGCTTTAGACATGGCATGTAATGTTGCTAAAAAATATGATGCGGAAGTATTTTTACTTTCTGTATTTAGAAAATATAGTTTTATGGAAGGTTCTTTTGTTTCATTTAATAGTAGTGTTGATAAAGATAATTTTGAAGATGCTTTAAGAGATGCTTCTAAAGAGATTGTATCTGAAGGAAAAGAGATATTAAAAAACAATGATGTAACAAAAGTAAGAGCTTTTGTTAGAATGGGTGCTGCTGCAAAAGAGATTCTAAAGTTTGCTAAAGAAAATAATATTGATTTGATTATTATTGGTTCAAAGGGGCAAGGAGAGCTTTCTGGATACTTATTAGGTGGAGTTTCTCATAAGGTTACAGGATTAGCTAAGTGTCCAGTGATGGTTGTATAA
- a CDS encoding TRAP transporter large permease, whose amino-acid sequence MKTNILKKLLLLSFLLVSIISNTFAEDNVSMSIDEIQTVKKEGNFFTTVYGYSQAEDFNSHKWRVVEVVFRDQDSNSILLETETDKRGMWEIVDADISSLSDGEIAIEATMINDYGDILSSVTSSEIKDTSFSLYEFLKNNIATSIFILMVVLLLLGFPMKIPLIAGTTFGIYLLFDSDFSKMQFMVQQMMAGIRPAALIAVPMFILSADIMTRGHSAEKLIDLVMAFVRHIKGGLAISTAGACTMFGAVSGSTQATVVAIGSPLRPRLKKGGYKDSFILALIVNSSDIAFLIPPSIGMIIYGIVAKTSIPELFIAGIGPGLLILALFSIYSIIYAYRHNIPTEPKASWKERFTALYKALWPLGFPAIIVGGIFGGIFSPTEAAAVSVAYAIFLEGFIFKTMKLKDFYATAKSTGLVTAVVFILVGAGAGFAWVLSFAQVPQEILGSIGINEMGPYGVLAVISIAFFVGCMFVDPIVVILVLVPIFAPVVTAVGLDPVLVGTIITLQVAIGSATPPFGCDIFTAIAVFKRPYIEVIKGTPPFIFILLSVSVALIFFPQIALFLRDVAFR is encoded by the coding sequence ATGAAAACAAATATATTAAAAAAACTATTATTACTATCTTTTCTTTTAGTTAGTATCATTTCAAATACATTTGCAGAAGATAATGTTTCTATGTCAATAGATGAGATTCAAACAGTAAAAAAAGAGGGCAACTTTTTTACTACTGTATATGGGTATTCTCAGGCAGAAGATTTTAATAGTCATAAGTGGCGAGTTGTTGAAGTAGTTTTTAGAGACCAAGATTCTAATAGTATATTGTTAGAAACTGAAACAGATAAAAGAGGTATGTGGGAAATTGTTGATGCAGATATCTCTTCTTTATCTGATGGTGAAATTGCTATTGAAGCAACAATGATTAATGATTATGGTGATATTTTAAGTTCAGTTACTTCAAGTGAAATAAAAGATACAAGTTTTAGTTTATATGAATTTCTTAAAAATAATATTGCAACTTCAATTTTTATATTAATGGTTGTTTTACTTCTTTTAGGTTTTCCTATGAAAATCCCATTAATTGCAGGAACAACTTTCGGTATATATTTACTTTTTGATTCTGATTTTTCAAAAATGCAATTTATGGTACAACAAATGATGGCAGGAATTAGGCCAGCTGCTTTAATTGCTGTACCTATGTTTATACTTTCTGCTGATATTATGACAAGAGGACATTCTGCTGAAAAGTTAATCGACCTTGTAATGGCTTTTGTAAGACATATAAAAGGTGGACTTGCCATAAGTACTGCAGGAGCTTGTACAATGTTTGGTGCTGTTTCAGGTTCAACTCAAGCAACAGTAGTTGCAATTGGTTCTCCTCTTAGACCAAGACTTAAAAAAGGTGGATATAAGGATTCATTTATATTAGCACTTATTGTAAATTCTAGTGATATCGCATTTTTAATTCCACCAAGTATTGGGATGATTATTTATGGAATTGTTGCAAAAACTTCTATTCCTGAACTATTTATTGCAGGAATTGGTCCAGGGCTTTTAATCTTAGCACTGTTTTCTATTTATAGTATTATTTATGCATATAGACACAATATTCCAACAGAGCCAAAAGCTTCATGGAAAGAACGATTTACAGCTTTATATAAAGCCCTTTGGCCTTTAGGTTTTCCTGCAATTATCGTAGGTGGTATTTTTGGTGGAATTTTTAGTCCAACAGAAGCTGCTGCTGTAAGTGTTGCTTATGCAATATTCTTAGAAGGTTTTATTTTTAAAACTATGAAACTAAAAGATTTTTATGCAACGGCAAAATCTACAGGGTTAGTAACAGCAGTTGTATTTATCTTAGTGGGGGCTGGAGCTGGTTTTGCTTGGGTTTTATCTTTTGCACAAGTTCCTCAAGAGATATTAGGTTCAATTGGAATTAATGAGATGGGACCATATGGAGTTCTTGCAGTTATCTCAATAGCCTTCTTTGTTGGTTGTATGTTTGTTGATCCAATCGTTGTTATTTTAGTTTTAGTACCAATCTTTGCACCTGTAGTAACTGCAGTTGGTCTGGACCCAGTACTTGTAGGAACTATTATTACTCTTCAAGTTGCAATTGGTTCAGCAACTCCACCATTTGGTTGTGATATATTTACGGCAATAGCAGTATTTAAAAGACCTTATATTGAAGTTATAAAAGGTACACCACCATTTATTTTTATTCTTTTAAGTGTATCTGTGGCATTGATTTTCTTCCCACAAATTGCACTATTTTTAAGGGATGTTGCTTTTAGATAA
- the dctP gene encoding TRAP transporter substrate-binding protein DctP encodes MKLTKFKGLVLAGMLAATSLSAATWKYAFGEGTSDPQGIYATAFKDFIEDNSRHKIELYEVGSLGEESDMMEQAKAGLLQFIGQSTGYMGGTIPQMDVFTVPYVLPTDTKELDYFFKNSKVVNEMLPKIFNKHGLELLAIFPEGEMAVTTMEEFRSPDDLKGKKMRVMPGSPILVETYEAFGASPQPMTWGDLVGALKTGMVDGQENPTVWIEAYGLDELTKVLTYTGHGHFNASVSANKNFFDGLGKRDKRLVEEAAKYAQKVILEEAQKLDAIGIGRIVKTNPDYKINMLTKEERAAFKKAAQKVQDSFASKSASNKKIMDQIKRDLAEAEKNTK; translated from the coding sequence ATGAAATTAACAAAATTTAAAGGACTGGTTTTAGCAGGTATGCTTGCCGCTACAAGTTTAAGTGCAGCTACGTGGAAATATGCTTTTGGTGAAGGTACAAGTGATCCTCAAGGAATATATGCAACTGCGTTTAAAGATTTTATTGAAGATAACTCAAGACATAAGATTGAACTTTATGAAGTTGGTTCTTTAGGTGAAGAATCAGATATGATGGAGCAAGCAAAAGCTGGTTTATTACAGTTTATTGGTCAATCAACAGGATATATGGGTGGAACAATTCCACAAATGGATGTTTTCACAGTACCATATGTTCTTCCAACAGATACAAAAGAGCTTGATTATTTTTTCAAAAACTCTAAAGTAGTTAATGAAATGCTACCAAAAATCTTTAATAAACATGGATTAGAACTTTTAGCGATTTTCCCAGAAGGTGAAATGGCAGTTACAACTATGGAAGAGTTCAGAAGCCCTGATGATTTAAAGGGTAAAAAAATGAGAGTAATGCCAGGTTCTCCTATTTTAGTAGAAACTTATGAAGCATTTGGTGCTTCTCCTCAACCAATGACATGGGGTGATTTAGTTGGTGCTCTTAAAACTGGAATGGTTGATGGACAAGAAAATCCAACAGTTTGGATTGAAGCATATGGATTAGATGAATTAACTAAAGTACTTACTTATACAGGACATGGACACTTTAATGCATCAGTTAGTGCAAATAAGAACTTCTTTGATGGATTAGGTAAAAGAGATAAAAGGTTAGTTGAAGAAGCAGCTAAGTATGCTCAAAAAGTAATTCTTGAAGAGGCTCAAAAACTTGATGCAATAGGTATTGGAAGAATAGTAAAAACAAATCCTGATTATAAAATCAATATGTTAACAAAAGAAGAGAGAGCTGCATTTAAAAAAGCAGCACAAAAAGTACAAGACTCGTTTGCTTCAAAGAGTGCTTCTAATAAAAAAATCATGGATCAAATCAAAAGAGATTTAGCTGAAGCTGAAAAAAATACAAAGTAA
- a CDS encoding putative DNA modification/repair radical SAM protein, with protein sequence MRKDIYEKMQILADSAKYDVSCSSSGSDNNHKTGELGATHNSGICHTFTADGRCVSLLKVLLTNFCIYDCAYCINKKSNEIKRAAFAPRELADITINFYKRNYIEGLFLSSGIIDSEDHTSNLILRALRILRKEYHFNGYIHVKLIPGTDEKIIEQIVALANRVSSNIELPSDKSLKLLAPNKTKESVLQPLKYARDISLEKDTKPIGMSTQLIVGATPESDKDILKLSSVLYDKALLKRVYYSAYIPVNDDKNLPAIINKPPLLREHRLYQADWLLRFYDFSYDEIVSDEFPDLDEEVDPKTSWALLNLQYFPMEINKASKDELLRIPGIGVRGVFKILKARRFKSLDFEDLKKLKISLKRAKYFITCKGKYNSKTAFYKEDIKQAIIAPPKKKIIQPSLFDINYSHITGEL encoded by the coding sequence ATGAGAAAAGATATTTATGAAAAGATGCAAATACTTGCAGATAGTGCAAAATATGATGTAAGTTGTAGTTCTAGTGGAAGTGATAATAATCACAAAACTGGTGAACTAGGAGCAACACATAATAGTGGTATATGTCATACCTTTACTGCTGATGGAAGATGTGTTTCTTTATTAAAAGTACTTTTGACAAATTTCTGCATATATGATTGTGCTTATTGTATAAATAAAAAAAGTAATGAAATAAAAAGAGCTGCTTTTGCACCAAGAGAACTTGCTGATATCACAATCAATTTTTACAAAAGAAACTATATCGAAGGTCTTTTTTTAAGTTCTGGAATAATTGATAGTGAAGACCATACTTCAAACTTGATATTAAGAGCACTTAGAATATTAAGAAAAGAATACCATTTCAATGGCTATATTCATGTAAAATTAATACCTGGTACTGATGAGAAAATAATAGAACAAATAGTTGCCCTAGCAAATAGAGTAAGCTCAAATATAGAACTTCCAAGTGATAAGTCTTTAAAACTTTTAGCACCAAATAAAACAAAAGAGAGTGTTCTTCAACCGTTGAAGTATGCTAGAGATATTAGCTTGGAAAAAGATACAAAACCTATAGGAATGAGTACTCAACTAATAGTTGGAGCAACTCCTGAAAGTGACAAAGACATTCTAAAACTTAGTTCTGTTTTATATGATAAAGCCTTGTTAAAAAGAGTCTACTATAGTGCTTATATTCCAGTAAATGATGATAAAAACCTTCCTGCAATAATAAATAAACCACCACTTTTAAGGGAACATAGACTTTATCAAGCTGATTGGCTTTTAAGATTTTATGACTTTTCTTATGATGAAATAGTAAGTGATGAGTTCCCAGATTTAGATGAAGAAGTAGACCCAAAAACCTCATGGGCTCTTTTAAACTTACAATATTTCCCAATGGAAATAAACAAAGCTAGTAAAGATGAACTTCTTAGAATTCCAGGAATTGGCGTAAGGGGTGTATTTAAAATTTTAAAAGCTAGAAGATTTAAATCCTTAGATTTTGAGGATTTAAAGAAGTTAAAGATATCCCTAAAAAGAGCTAAATATTTTATAACTTGTAAGGGAAAGTACAATAGTAAAACTGCTTTTTATAAAGAAGATATTAAACAAGCAATAATTGCACCACCTAAAAAAAAGATAATACAACCCTCACTATTTGATATAAACTACAGTCATATTACAGGTGAATTATGA
- a CDS encoding ATP-binding protein encodes MITIRQRLFISFSLILLIMLSIIGVFFYTIFNLSEIHKNQIHRYDQIRRVEKLKEYNNSFSWIVLDIVTDYEKIEVVKKRLKKSDELFKKLIIKKKKTIDNSESTIEKQNIQQIFKYFEEIENLIKYQLYKLILVSKNEKIAFDNFNKKFENISLKIDKLLKEEIDYLQTKLDKTEKKRNQFIDTIKVEVVILFIIAFLLSSIISSRITKQIKDKLDKLNKGTLQLFKDDETTIKIDIGKNNELSEITHNLNSYLEKQSDIIHSREELLRNISHELKTPISKAKFVLENLRQNKDDKQIDSLNKVFIDIEELTSKLLQREKLNFAKINSSKFKTSSLILESLSKLSIDDESKVEVIIKEDFNILADKYYLTIALKNLIDNAMKYAQEYPIIIEATENKIEVKNIAKKLTSDLIYYTQPFTREPNQQLGHGLGLNIVNKIIQMHEFKLDYKYNKPYNIFSITFKN; translated from the coding sequence GTGATAACAATTAGACAAAGACTTTTTATATCATTTTCTTTGATACTACTTATTATGCTATCAATAATAGGAGTATTTTTTTATACAATTTTTAATCTAAGTGAAATACATAAAAATCAAATACACAGATATGACCAAATAAGAAGAGTTGAAAAACTAAAAGAGTATAACAACTCTTTTTCTTGGATTGTTTTGGATATTGTAACTGATTATGAAAAGATAGAAGTAGTGAAAAAACGTCTAAAAAAATCAGATGAACTTTTTAAAAAGTTGATTATTAAGAAGAAAAAGACAATAGATAACTCTGAATCAACAATTGAAAAACAAAACATACAGCAAATATTTAAATATTTTGAAGAGATTGAAAATCTAATAAAATACCAATTATATAAGCTTATTTTAGTAAGCAAAAATGAAAAAATAGCTTTTGATAATTTTAATAAAAAATTTGAAAATATAAGTCTTAAAATAGATAAACTTTTAAAAGAAGAGATAGATTATCTTCAAACTAAATTAGATAAAACAGAAAAGAAACGAAATCAATTTATAGATACAATAAAAGTTGAAGTAGTTATACTTTTTATTATTGCATTTCTTTTATCATCTATCATCTCATCACGTATTACAAAACAGATAAAAGACAAGCTTGACAAACTAAACAAAGGTACTTTACAGCTTTTTAAAGATGATGAAACTACTATTAAAATAGACATTGGTAAGAACAATGAATTAAGTGAAATAACACATAATCTAAATTCATACCTTGAAAAGCAAAGTGATATTATTCATTCAAGGGAAGAGCTTTTAAGAAATATAAGTCATGAATTAAAAACACCAATTTCAAAAGCTAAATTTGTACTTGAAAATTTAAGACAAAACAAAGATGATAAACAAATAGATAGCCTAAATAAAGTTTTCATAGACATAGAAGAACTTACAAGCAAACTATTACAAAGAGAGAAATTAAATTTTGCAAAAATCAACTCTTCAAAGTTTAAAACTAGTAGCTTGATTCTTGAATCATTATCTAAACTCTCTATTGATGATGAATCAAAGGTAGAAGTTATTATAAAAGAGGACTTTAACATACTTGCAGATAAATATTATTTAACAATTGCACTTAAAAACTTAATTGACAATGCAATGAAATATGCGCAGGAATACCCAATTATAATTGAAGCTACTGAAAATAAGATTGAGGTTAAAAATATTGCAAAAAAACTTACAAGTGATCTTATTTATTATACCCAACCTTTTACAAGGGAACCAAATCAACAATTAGGTCATGGATTAGGATTAAATATTGTAAATAAGATAATTCAAATGCATGAGTTTAAACTTGATTATAAATATAACAAACCATACAATATTTTCTCAATTACTTTTAAAAATTAA
- a CDS encoding TRAP transporter small permease — protein sequence MFEKKREDSAENSKNKNIFLRAVDFLDLMLSRFEEFMLAIGVVAMAAVTILSVITRFIFNDALTVTDELNMIFIVIVTFAGLSYAARNARHIRMSAIYDAMSKPVRKVLIIFISSVTAFFMFVLTYYSYSYIVEVYESGRILPALGIPVFYIYLWVPIGFAITGLQYSFTVIKNLRKSDVFLSTKVKDGYKETNIEV from the coding sequence ATGTTCGAAAAGAAAAGAGAAGACTCAGCTGAAAACTCGAAAAATAAAAACATATTTCTTAGGGCTGTAGATTTTTTAGATTTAATGCTTAGCCGCTTTGAAGAATTTATGTTAGCTATTGGTGTTGTCGCAATGGCAGCGGTAACAATTCTGTCAGTTATTACTAGATTCATCTTTAATGATGCTTTGACTGTTACTGATGAGTTAAATATGATATTTATAGTTATAGTTACTTTTGCAGGACTTAGTTATGCAGCAAGAAATGCAAGACATATTAGAATGTCAGCTATTTATGATGCAATGTCTAAACCAGTTAGAAAAGTGCTTATAATATTTATTTCATCAGTTACAGCTTTTTTTATGTTTGTATTAACATACTATTCATATAGTTATATTGTAGAAGTATATGAAAGTGGAAGAATTCTTCCAGCATTAGGAATTCCTGTATTTTATATTTATTTGTGGGTTCCAATTGGTTTTGCCATAACAGGTTTACAATATAGTTTTACAGTAATCAAGAATCTTCGAAAAAGTGATGTTTTCCTTTCTACAAAGGTAAAAGATGGCTATAAAGAAACAAATATTGAAGTATAG
- a CDS encoding response regulator transcription factor: MKSKSVLLIEDNIELQELISTFLKDYNYNCIVYSEPFEALKEFEENHAKYSIVILDLSLPRMDGFDLFKKIKKIKNIPIIISTARDDIGNKIYGFELGADDYLSKPYEPRELVLRIDATLKRYKDSEELQINDLRIDLNKRSVFLENQQIEFTKIEAEIFFMFIENINKVVSREDIINQTSLKEDTKNRTIDMHVSNIRFKINDDSKESIYIKSIWGIGYKFCDNN, from the coding sequence GTGAAAAGTAAAAGTGTTCTATTGATTGAAGACAATATCGAACTACAAGAACTTATAAGCACATTTCTAAAAGATTATAATTATAATTGTATTGTATATTCAGAACCTTTTGAAGCATTGAAAGAGTTTGAAGAAAATCACGCAAAATACTCTATTGTTATTTTAGATTTATCCCTTCCTAGAATGGATGGCTTTGACCTTTTCAAAAAAATAAAGAAAATTAAAAATATACCTATTATCATCTCAACTGCAAGGGATGATATAGGAAATAAAATCTATGGCTTTGAATTAGGAGCTGATGATTACTTATCTAAACCTTATGAACCAAGAGAGTTAGTTCTAAGAATTGATGCAACACTTAAAAGATATAAAGATAGTGAAGAACTTCAAATAAATGATTTAAGAATTGATTTAAATAAAAGAAGTGTCTTCTTAGAAAATCAACAAATTGAATTTACAAAAATAGAAGCAGAAATCTTTTTTATGTTTATTGAAAATATAAACAAAGTTGTATCAAGGGAAGATATCATAAATCAAACTTCATTAAAAGAAGATACAAAAAATAGAACTATCGATATGCATGTTAGTAATATTAGATTTAAAATAAATGATGATTCAAAGGAATCAATATATATCAAATCAATTTGGGGTATAGGGTATAAATTTTGTGATAACAATTAG
- the thiI gene encoding tRNA uracil 4-sulfurtransferase ThiI: protein MSESKAKTQKFIVKFFPEVMVKGSKAKRQMIDQLYSNIRTILERISKNIEYKKFFDKIEIVCPIDVVVEVRESLLNTSGIELVLEALQFDNVSTIDEMKEIVNKCTAKEIQGKSFVVRAKRTGQQEFKSTDMERNIGGYMLAQNPNSKGVDLRNAEVTINIELIHKQLNIITQKYQGLSGFPIGTQGDILSLMSGGFDSTIASYLTMKRGIKTHFVFFNLGGIAHEIGVKQVAYYLWNKYGSSHRITFTSVPFEDVVTEIFNSTSQSYMGVTLKRLMLMASEKIADKMGIEALLTGESVAQVSSQTLRNLALIDQVTNKLVLRPLATMNKPEIMEMANKIGTRRFAETMPEYCGVISQNPITHGSFSRMEKEAEKFNYEVLDKAVENAITINVDDIDEDVNDIGQVDIVNDISSGEYTIIDIRQNDDCIETSCETIKIPFFKLKSQFEKLPQDKQYLFYCDKGILSQLHAQYLIDSKGYKNIKVYRPQ, encoded by the coding sequence ATGAGCGAATCAAAAGCAAAGACGCAAAAGTTTATTGTTAAGTTTTTTCCAGAAGTAATGGTAAAAGGAAGTAAAGCAAAAAGGCAAATGATTGACCAGCTTTATAGTAACATAAGAACAATACTAGAGCGAATTAGCAAGAATATTGAATATAAAAAGTTTTTTGATAAAATTGAAATTGTATGTCCTATTGATGTAGTTGTAGAAGTTAGAGAAAGCTTATTGAATACTTCAGGAATAGAGCTTGTTTTAGAAGCCTTACAGTTTGATAATGTTTCAACAATTGATGAAATGAAAGAGATAGTAAATAAGTGTACTGCAAAGGAAATACAAGGTAAAAGTTTTGTTGTAAGAGCAAAAAGAACAGGACAACAAGAGTTTAAATCAACTGATATGGAAAGAAATATTGGTGGCTATATGCTAGCACAAAATCCAAACTCAAAAGGTGTTGATTTAAGAAATGCAGAAGTTACTATTAATATAGAACTTATTCATAAACAGTTAAATATTATTACGCAAAAATACCAAGGTTTATCAGGTTTTCCTATTGGAACACAAGGTGATATTTTATCCCTTATGTCAGGTGGTTTTGATTCAACTATAGCTTCATATTTGACTATGAAAAGAGGAATTAAAACACATTTTGTTTTCTTTAATCTTGGTGGAATTGCTCATGAAATAGGTGTTAAACAAGTTGCTTATTATCTTTGGAATAAATATGGAAGTTCTCATAGAATAACTTTTACATCTGTTCCTTTTGAAGATGTTGTAACAGAAATTTTCAATTCAACAAGCCAATCATATATGGGTGTAACACTAAAAAGACTTATGCTGATGGCTTCTGAAAAAATTGCTGATAAAATGGGAATTGAAGCACTTCTTACAGGAGAAAGTGTTGCTCAAGTATCAAGTCAAACTTTAAGAAACCTTGCCTTAATTGACCAAGTTACTAATAAACTTGTATTAAGACCATTGGCAACAATGAATAAACCTGAAATTATGGAAATGGCAAATAAAATTGGAACTAGAAGATTCGCAGAAACTATGCCAGAATATTGTGGTGTAATTTCACAAAATCCAATTACGCATGGTTCTTTTTCTAGAATGGAAAAAGAAGCAGAAAAATTCAATTATGAAGTTTTAGATAAAGCTGTTGAAAATGCAATTACAATCAATGTAGATGACATTGATGAAGATGTTAATGATATAGGACAAGTTGATATTGTAAATGATATCTCAAGTGGTGAATATACAATTATTGATATTAGACAAAATGATGATTGTATTGAAACTTCTTGTGAAACTATAAAAATACCGTTTTTCAAATTAAAGTCTCAATTTGAGAAACTTCCTCAAGACAAACAATATCTTTTTTATTGTGACAAAGGTATTTTAAGTCAATTACATGCTCAGTATTTAATTGACTCTAAGGGATATAAAAATATTAAAGTGTATAGACCACAGTAG
- a CDS encoding lipocalin family protein yields the protein MKYLFLSIFTIFLFTACSYKDPNIKSVPSVDLDRYLGSWYEIARYEHKFEKDCKNVTATYSLKEDDKIEVINRCTKITTGEKSKAVGEAYAVDNTNSKLKVSFFWPFYGDYWIIMLDEDYSYAVISEPSKEYLWILSRTKNLDEDTKEKILKKLESLDYDLSKLIWTIQE from the coding sequence ATGAAATATTTATTTCTTAGTATATTTACAATATTTTTATTTACTGCTTGTTCATATAAAGATCCAAACATCAAAAGTGTACCAAGTGTAGATCTAGACAGATATCTTGGTTCATGGTATGAAATAGCAAGATATGAACACAAGTTTGAAAAAGATTGTAAAAATGTAACTGCAACATATAGTCTTAAAGAAGATGATAAAATTGAAGTTATCAATAGGTGTACTAAAATAACTACTGGTGAAAAGTCTAAAGCAGTAGGAGAAGCCTATGCTGTAGATAATACAAACTCTAAATTAAAAGTCTCTTTTTTCTGGCCTTTTTATGGAGATTATTGGATTATAATGCTTGATGAAGACTACTCTTATGCAGTAATTAGTGAACCAAGTAAAGAGTATCTATGGATTTTATCTAGAACAAAGAACTTAGATGAAGATACAAAAGAGAAGATTTTAAAAAAATTAGAGTCTTTAGACTATGATTTATCTAAACTTATTTGGACAATTCAAGAATAG